The following proteins come from a genomic window of Anopheles ziemanni chromosome 3, idAnoZiCoDA_A2_x.2, whole genome shotgun sequence:
- the LOC131284526 gene encoding vacuolar protein sorting-associated protein 72 homolog yields MAASRERRANAGRRMANLLNEEEEDDFYKTSYGGFSETADDGDYVQKNDDEEDIVDSDFSIDENDEPISDADEEPAKGAKRRKVGTVTKAYREPAPKKPTARTKEPKPKTERQSTLRKRPKFTVIDSGRKSFRKSTAAKTAATQSRLRQRFEAERKRTRVIRTEEYIPTQEELLEEAEITERENLKSLERFRRMELEKQKTRPTKRKFMGPTIRYLSTAMPIIEEISNAAKGDTDPLNISSDAKDVDDQTKSSRDKTMKRNKKSTTRLEVTGQYERTFITFENDIDNKVFDALFPKPDNGRRLRQICAVTRLPARYYDPVTQLPYRNVQAFKILREAYYQQLEERGNVDNPEVTRWLEWRKKIKEYRVAALKKMQSAAGEKATAAGAGTTKPSVASVK; encoded by the exons ATGGCAGCATCTCGAGAACGGCGCGCAAATGCCGGGCGTCGCATGGCAAATTTGCTGaacgaagaggaggaggatgatTTCTATAAAACCTCATACGGTGGCTTCAGTGAAACAGCCGATGATGGCGATTATGT ACAAAAGAATGACGACGAAGAAGATATCGTCGACTCTGACTTCAGTATTGACGAAAACGATGAGCCTATCTCCGACGCCGACGAAGAACCGGCAAAAGGTGCAAAGCGGCGCAAGGTGGGCACGGTTACAAAAGCGTACCGCGAACCGGCCCCGAAGAAACCGACCGCACGGACGAAAGAACCTAAGCCAAAAACGGAACGACAGTCTACGTTGCGGAAGCGGCCCAAGTTTACGGTTATCGACTCCGGTCGTAAGTCTTTTCGTAAATCGACCGCCGCAAAAACTGCGGCCACGCAGAGCCGGTTGAGGCAGCGGTTCGAAGCGGAGCGAAAGCGAACCCGCGTAATACGAACCGAAGAGTACATTCCGACGCAGGAGGAATTGTTAGAAGAGGCCGAAATTACCGAACGAGAAAATCTCAAGTCACTGG AGCGTTTCCGTAGGATGGAActcgaaaaacagaaaaccagACCTACGAAGCGTAAATTCATGGGACCTACTATACGGTATCTGTCGACCGCAATGCCAATAATTGAAGAAATTTCCAACGCCGCCAAAGGCGATACCGATCCTCTCAACATCAGCAGTGATGCAAAGGACGTAGATGATCAGACCAAAAG TTCCAGAGATAAGACAATGAAGCGGAACAAAAAGAGTACGACACGGCTGGAAGTGACTGGTCAATACGAGCGGACATTCATTACCTTCGAAAATGACATCGACAACAAGGTATTCGATGCACTCTTTCCCAAACCGGATAACGGTCGAAGGCTACGCCAGATTTGTGCCGTTACTCGACTTCCCGCCCGCTACTACGATCCCGTCACGCAGCTACCCTACCGCAATGTGCAAGCGTTCAAAATCCTCCGTGAAGCTTACTATCAGCAACTGGAAGAACGAGGCAATGTGGACAATCCGGAAGTGACCCGGTGGCTGGAATGGCGCAAGAAAATTAAAGAGTACCGTGTGGCAGCGCTTAAGAAGATGCAAAGCGCGGCCGGAGAAAAAGCGACGGCGGCGGGAGCGGGCACAACAAAACCAAGTGTCGCCAGTGTGAAATGA
- the LOC131286777 gene encoding E3 ubiquitin-protein ligase RING1 has product MASVEPMSNKTWDLSLYELHRTPQEAITDNTEIAVSPRSLHSELMCPICLDMLKKTMTTKECLHRFCSDCIITALRSGNKECPTCRKKLVSKRSLRPDPNFDLLISKIYPSRDEYEAHQERVLAKFNQSHSQQALVHSINEGIKLQSQNRPNRKQKGENELCPSNASSSSNSTAQPQATATPAPTNGATEPGKDNQASSGATAGGGGGGGGGSGGGSASGAGSGSGGATSGPTPPAGGEQMSSRQSSNPPSVRSTPSPVPSNISSASKAKRPRSVMTSERSEESESNSEMDVRTEENDSNLDTEGEGNSEHGSDEIELVFKPHPTEMASDNPVLKALKENSIRYIKTTSNATIDHLSKYLAMRLSLDLDPAFSETHRMMNFCIYIAQQPSQLVVLSGNQTLQQVNEKFWKVNKPLEMYYSWKKP; this is encoded by the exons atggcatCGGTAGAACCTATGTCGAATAAAACATGGGACCTGTCCCTGTACGAGCTTCACCGTACACCACAGGAAGCTATCACGGATAACACGGAGATTGCCGTATCACCTCGCAGCCTGCACAGTGAGTTGATGTGCCCGATTTGCTTGGATATGCTGAAGAAAACGATGACCACCAAGGAGTGCCTGCATCGGTTTTGCTCGGACTGTATCATCACGGCCCTGCGGTCGGGCAACAAGGAGTGTCCTACGTGCCGCAAGAAGCTCGTTTCCAAGCGTTCCCTACGCCCAGATCCGAATTTTGATCTGCTCATTTCGAAAATCTACCCCAGTCGGGACGAGTACGAGGCGCACCAGGAGCGCGTGTTGGCAAAGTTCAACCAAAGCCACTCCCAGCAAGCGCTCGTACACTCGATAAACGAGGGCATAAAACTGCAGTCACAGAACCGCCCGAACAGAAAGCAGAAGGGTGAGAATGAGCTGTGCCCATCGAATGCCAGTTCATCTTCCAACTCCACCGCGCAGCCTCAAGCTACGGCAACGCCCGCGCCCACAAACGGTGCTACCGAACCGGGTAAGGATAATCAAGCCAGTTCCGGTGCAACTgctggcggcggtggtggtggtggtggtggtagcggTGGCGGAAGCGCTAGCGGTGCTGGTAGTGGCAGTGGTGGAGCTACAAGCGGCCCAACTCCTCCCGCTGGAGGTGAACAGATGTCCAGCCGTCAGTCATCCAATCCACCCTCGGTACGTAGCACTCCTTCGCCTGTTCCGTCAAACATCAGTTCGGCAAGTAAGGCGAAGCGACCACGGTCCGTGATGACGTCGGAACGATCGGAGGAATCGGAGAGCAACAGTGAGATGGACGTTCGTACGGAAGAAAATGATTCCAATTTGGACACGGAAGGGGAGGGAAATTCCGAGCATGGTAGTGATGAAATCGAGCTGGTATTCAAACCTCATCCCACGGAAATGGCCAGTGACAATCCGGTGTTGAAAGCGTTAAAAGAAAACTCGATCCGGTACATCAAAACTACTTCAAACGCTACAA TTGATCATCTGAGCAAGTACCTCGCGATGCGCTTATCATTGGATCTTGATCCGGCATTTTCCGAGACGCATCGAATGATGAACTTTTGCATCTACATCGCGCAGCAACCGAGTCAACTGGTCGTGCTCAGTGGTAACCAAACACTTCAGCAAGTGAACGAAAAATTCTGGAAG GTTAACAAACCGTTGGAGATGTACTATTCCTGGAAgaaaccataa
- the LOC131284528 gene encoding uncharacterized protein LOC131284528: protein MDLLKCACGCDKLSKDELEKIINSTHRVKDFLNNKEAVDMFKTMFATTPTPKAVFYLEYINMAKGFMENPSRLNVEDDSHGTLMGSIDEQFADDLYNCTNDASKTAVLEKIINEYSLRLSMSEEYKKFQEKLKKAYQGKETIRKSD from the exons ATGGAt CTCTTAAAATGTGCTTGTGGGTGCGATAAACTCAGCAAAGATGAGCtggaaaaaatcataaactCGACACACAGAGTAAAAGACTTCCTAAATAATAAGGAAGCCGTCGATATGTTTAAAACGATGTTCGCAACAACACCCACACCAAAGGctgttttttatttggaatATATAAATATGGCAAAAGGTTTCATGGAAAACCCATCCAGGCTAAACGTTGAGGACGATTCACACGGAACATTAATGGGATCGATCGACGAACAGTTTGCAGATGATCTTTATAACTGCACTAATGATGCAAGCAAAACAGCGGTTctcgaaaaaataatcaacgaATATAGTTTAAGATTGAGTATGTCTGAGGAATATAAGAAATTTcaggaaaagttgaaaaaagctTATCAGGGAAAAGAGACTATAAGGAAGTCCGATTGa